The window GGGAGTTTGTCGCCCCGATAGACGATGGTATTCGTTTTGGTCCGCAGTTTGACAAGATAGAACGTCTCGCCCTTTCTGTCTTCAATTGTATCGGCACTGATCTGCTCCACGGTGGCTTCGAGTCCGCCGTAGATGGAGAAGTCGTAGGCCGTGATCTTGACCATGGCCCGCTGGCCGGGGTGCAGAAAGGCGATGTCCGCAGGGCGGATGCGCGCTTCAATGAGCAGTGTGTCGTCAAGCGGCACCAGCTCCAGAATGGTCTCGCCGGGCCGTATGACCCCGCCGATGGTGTTGTGGTTGATGCGTTTGATGGTGCCGCGCATGGGGGCGCGGATATCCGTACGGGTCACGCGGTCTTCACCGGCGGAAAGGGATTCGTTCAGCGAGCGCAGTTCGGCCCTGCGTTTGTTGATCTCTTCCTGGGCCTGGTTGTGGAACTCGGCCCTGCGCTGTTCAAGGCGCGCCTTGGCTTCTTCTGCAGCTCGTGAAGCTCTGGGAATGCCAAGCGAGAGGGAGTCTATGTCTCCCTGCAGCCGCAGCAGGCTCTCTTCCAGCTGCAGGTAGTCCACGCGGGGGTATACGTTCTTTTCCATCAGCGGACGGGCGATGTCCCGTCGTTCGGCGGCGATCTTGTGGCTTTGTATCAGCTGTTTGCGGCGGCTGATCATTTCCTCCACTTCCTGCTGCTTCTGGAAACGCTGGGCGTCCAGTACGCGCATTTCCGCCTCAAGCTGTTCCCTGCGTGTATGGAACATGCTCATCTGGTCGCGTACGATGGTTGGAGCCTTCTCCTGCATTTCCGCGGTATAAACCGGTTCTCTGTCTTCTGCTTCCGCTTCGAGGCGGATGATGGCGGCCTCGTGTTCCATGATCTTGCTGGCGGCGTCGCGGAACAGGCTGCGTGCCTGCTCGTTGTCAATGCGGACAAGCACTTCGTCCTTTTCCACCACCTGGCCTTCGCGCACCAGTACTTCGCGTAAAATGCCGCCTTCAAGGTTCTGCATTTCCTGCAGGCGTTGGGAGGGGATGACGGAACCCATTCCGCGGGTCACCTCGTCCAGAATGGCAAAGTGCGCCCATACGCCGAAGACGGCAAAGGCCACGACAATGGCGACGGAAAGCAGATAGGCATAGGGGTGCCCCCTGTGGCGCAGGGCGGCATCCACTTCGCTCATGAATTCGATGTCTTCTCTACGGTACTTGCTCATGGTCGTTTCCTCATTACATCGTGCGAGGCTTTGCCGCCGAACGCAGCTGTTCGTTCTTCAGCGCGTTCAGCACCGCCGCCTTGGGGCCGTCTGCAATGATGCGGCCGTTGTCCATGACCACAAGCCGGTCAACCAGATCGATCATGCTCATGCGGTGGGTGATGAGCAGCAGGGTCTTGTCTTTGATGATTGTGGCCAGCCGCTGCTTGAAGAGCATTTCCGCGCTGTTGTCCATGTTGGAGCTGGGTTCGTCGAGAATGAGGATTTCCGGATCACTCAGCAGGGCGCGGGCCAAGGCCACGGATTGCCGCTGCCCGCCTGAGAGTGACATGCCTCTTTCACCCACGGGCATGCCGAATCCGGCAGGATGCGCCTGCACGAAGTCTGTGACCCCGGCAATGGATGCTGCGCGCAGGATGGCATTGTCGTCCGCATTAGGATTGCTGATGGCGATGTTTTCCCGCACGTTGCCGTAGAACAGGTAGTTGTCCTGCGAAACATAACCAGCGCGGCTGCGCAGTTCGGCCACGTCCATCTGCCGGATGTCGACTCCGCCGAGTTTTACGGCTCCTTCGGTGGGTTGGTAGAGGCCCACGGCAAGTTTGCCCAGCGTGCTTTTGCCGGAGCCCATCTTGCCGATGATGCCGATCTTTTCACCGGGCCGGAACAGGAAGTTGATGCCTTCCAGCGCAAGACGTTCGTTTCCGGGGTAGCGGAAGCTCAGTTCTTCTGCGGCCAGCGAGGGGGTAAGCCCCACATAGCAGAGGGCGGCACTGTCTTCGGCCCGCTCTGTGGGCAGGGTCATGAGCATATCAAGTGACTTGAGAGCCATGCGGGACTGCTGCAGGCGCGACAGCATGGCCGCCACCTGACTGAGGGGGGCCATGGCGCGTCCCGCAAGGATGTTGCAGGCGATGAGGCCGCCCATGGTCAGTTCTCCGGCCCCTATGAGGTGCACGCCCCAGACGATGATGATCATGCTCACCAGCTGGGTGGCCAGCATGGACATGGTGATGGAGAAGTTGGCAAGGCTTTTCGTGTGGCTGTTCGAGCGGGCGCTCATGCCCACCACGCGTTCCCACGTCCGCTGCATCCGGCCTTCCGCCTGACTTGTCTTGACGGTTTCTATGCCGTTGAGAATTTCGATGAGCAGGGCGTTTTTCTGCGCACCTTCCTTGTAACCGGATTCAATGGCCCGTTGCAGGGGGAACTGCAGCAGCCAGCCGATGATGATTACCAGCGGCACGGCCAAGGCGGGTACGAAGAGCATGGGGCCGCCGATGAAGCCCACCAGCGCGATGAATACGAAAAGGAAGGGCAGGTCGATGATGGCGAGCAGGGTGGTGGAGCTGAAAAACTCGCGCAACGACTCGAATTCGCGCAGGTTGTTGGCGAGGGTGCCCGTGGAATCGGGTTTGTAGTCCATCCTGATGCTCATGAGGTGCTGCATGAGCCGCGAGGCAAGAATGATGTCGGCATTCTTGCCTGCCACATCGCAGAAATAGCTGCGCAGGTTGCGCAGGACGAAGTCGAACATGTAGGCGATGCCGATGCCGATGGCCAGCACCCACAGAGTGTCCAGAGCGTTGTTGGGCACCACGCGGTCATAGACGTTCATGAAGAAGAGCGGCGAAACAATGGCTAGCAGGTTGATGACAAGGCTGGCCATGCCCACGTGCTTGTATATGGGCAGGTAGTGCCAGATGGTTCCCCAGAACCAGCGTTTGGCCTTGAGCAGTTTTATCTCGCTGGCACGTTTGTCCAGTCTGCCTTCAATCTGTCCGAAAATGGCATAGCCTGCATATTCTTCCTCAAGCTTGTAGCGGAGTATTTCAATGGGCGCGTTGCCGGTTTCGGGGAAGACTATTTCCGCGGTCTTGTCGTCCAGCGAGGTGAGGACGCAGGCCCCTTTAGTCTTGAGCAGCAAAATGCACGGCAAGGTGAGGGTTGAAATGCTGTCCAGCGTCTGCCGGTGGACGGCCCTTACATTCATGCCGGCTTGCATGGCGGCCCGAAGACAGGCCGAGGTGTGCGAGGGGCCTCCGTGTTCCGGCAGCCCTGCCTTGAGTTTTTCGATGGATATGGTTCTTCCGTTCAGTGAGAACAGAACTACGAGGCAACGAAGCAGCGGAGAGTCATAGTCAACGTCTGCAGGCGCAGGCGCAATGGTGCGCCAGGGAACATTGGCGCCGGCCTGCAGGCCGTCAGTTGGTTCTTCTGCAGACTTTGGCGAGGGTATGGATTCATCACTGCCGGCACTGTAGTCCGGCTGGGAGGATGTTGGGGTTCCTTTATCTGTTTGCGGTCTGGAGCCGGATATGGGTTGGCCGGATTGTTGAATGGGTTTGACCGGAGTTTTGCCGTTTGCGGCGGTCTGCCCGCCTGCGGCTGAACTCTCCGGTTTCGAACTCGGTTCTGGCATGGAAAAATCCCCCCTGAAGACCGGTCACAACAGTGCGGTCATACGACAGTGCAGTAGATGTGGCGTCTGTTGCATCCGTTTGCATTCAGGGCGCAGTGCTCCGGTGAGGAAACAAGGCCCTTGTCGTGTCGCTTCGGTGTTTTTGGTCTTTGTTTGTATCGTACAAGCAAAAGCCGGTAGGCGATGCTTTGTTTTGGAGCAACTATCACGGTTTTATGTGAATATTGCAACCTATATGCAGTGGGCTGGAAGGACCTGGCTGGCGTATTTGGACGCAGACTGTAACCTGGCGATGCGTTGCTAGAATAGATTTTCTTTTTTTATAAAAATATAACGCATTTTTGCAAATACTGCATTATTGCATAATCAGTTGATATGATTCTGCTGTTTACATCCATGGCGGAGGGGCGGTCTGAAAGGTCTGACCAATGTGGCATTCAGTATATATTGTGCTTGTCTCTGCCTTCTGTTATGGGCGTAAAGAATTATCTGAAAACCACTTTTAACGAATGACGCAAACGGAATCGGGAACCGTAGGCAGCATGTCGTTTCTTAATCTACATGCCCAGGAATAAAGGGGGGGCCATGGCGGATTTAACTCGTACTGTCGTTTTGACTGCACCGAACGCTGGCGAACATGTTGCGCTGCGCGTTGAACCTACTGCATTGTTGCAGGTAGAGTTCGATATCAACGCAACGCAGGTTACCCGCGTTGACAACGATCTGGTGTTCTCGTTCGAGAACGGTTCCAAACTCACGTTAATAGATTTCATCGACCTCATCGCCAATGGTCAGGCGCCGGAGTTTGCCTTCAGCGACGGTGCCGTTGTGGCAGGTGACGTGCTTATCGCCTCTCTGGGGGATATTCCCATAGAGACGGCTGCCGGTGCTGCCGCTGTGGGCGGTGGCGGTTCTACTTATGTATATGATCCGGGCTCATTGTATGACGGCTTTGATCCTCTGAGAATGCAGAGCGGTGCTGGCGCCAGCGCATCCGGCTCTGCAGTGGAGGGAGGAGCAGGCGGTGCAGACGGTGCAGGCGGTGCAGACGGTGCCCCTGTTCTGGTGAATCACGCCCCCGAGGTTGCCGGGACGCTCTCGTTCAACATGGACGAGGACGGGACTATCACCATTACGGCCGCCCAGTTGCTGGCCAACGCCTCCGACATTGATGGTGACGTGCTGAGTGTGGTGAACCTCTCTGCCGATAATGGAACATTGACCCCCAACGGTGCGGGGGCGTGGACCTTCACGCCGGATAAGGATTTCAACGGCACGTTGAACCTGACCTTCGACGTGAGCGACGGCGACCTGACTACGCCTTCCGGTGCGACGGTGGTTGTGGCTCCGGTGAACGATGCTCCTGTGGCTCAGGCCGCTACGGACTCGGCCACTGAAGACGGTGCCGTCATCACCGGCCAGTTGCATGCCACGGATGTCGATACCGGGGACGAGCTGACTTACAGTGTTGTCGGTGAGTCTCCTGATGGCTTCAGCCTGAACGCAGACGGCAGCTATTCCTTTGATCCAAAACACCTCACGTACAACGGCCTTGCCGAGGGCGAGAAGCACGATGTTGTCGTGCAGTATCAGGTGTCCGACGGCAATGGAGGCACGGCCACCGAAACGCTGACCATTACTGTTACCGGCACCAACGATGCGCCGACTCTGAGCTTTGGTCCTTCCGGAGGTTCTTATCTGATCACTAACGGCAGCTTTGAAGTCGTTAGCTCCACTCTAGATGCAGGAACGTGGACGGAGGTTCCAGAGGATAGCGTAGCGGGTTGGGATTCGCATTCGAGCGACGGAATCTGGATATGGCAAAGTGGGGTTCAGGGTGTCCCGTCAACGAATGGGGATCTCCACGCCGAGCTTTATGAATCCGATATCTCTCAGCAGGTTACTTTGTCGGACAAGGGTTCCTATATGCTGCAGTTTGATGCTCGCAGCGGCGAAGAAGGAGGTGCCATTAACGTCCTTTGGAAAGGAAATGTTGTGGCGACCATTACTCCGACCGAAGATTGGCAGACTTATTCGGTTGAGGTGGATGGGCAGTGGGATGGCGATGGCAATGGCATATTCGACCTCTCCTTCAGCCCGGTAGGCGAATATGGTAACTATGCGCCTCTGCTGGATAACGTGGTTATGTTCAAGGCCGTAACCATCGATGAAAATTCAAAAGATATCCCTGTGGTCACAGCTCTCGGACAGGATGTGGACGGAGATGCCCTGACCTATTCAATCGTGGATGGCGATGAGAATAATTGGTTTACGATCAACCCTACTACCGGCGAGATTACAGTAGCCCAGGGTGCCGAGATAGATGCTGAAAAGCTCACTACAGTCGAGCTCACAGTCGCGGTAACCGACGGTCATGAAACCGTGACGCGGACCTTGACGGTCAACATCGCGGATCTCAACGACAATGCGCCTGAGTTCTCGAAAGTGAACACCAGCGGCATTAACGAGTTCTCGGAAGCCGGAACAGAGGTTGCCTCGTTTACGTTGACAGATGCCGACGTGACCGCTGCGCACAATGATGCGCACTTCAGTCTTACCGGAGCCACGTTGAAGACTGAGTATGGCAATGCGGACATTCCTCTGAGCGCTAATGAGGTAGAGCTGTACTTCAATGTCTCCGAGCCTAAGGATGGGGGAAAATATGAAATTACTCTTACCGCCTCGGGACAAGAGTATTTCGACACCCTCGAGCTCGGCGATGTGACCGTGACCCTTCACGGCTTGGGTTCGGATGGCCTGCATGACACGAAACAGGACTTCACCTTTGCCGTGGATAACGTGAATGAGGCGCCGACTCTGAGCTTTGGTTCTTCCGAGGGGTTGAATCTGGTCGTTAATGGAAGCTTCGAGAACCTTGGTGGAGTTCAGGTTGGTAACTGGTCCCCTGTTTCTGAAAACAAGGTGGACGGTTGGTATTCGAATGTAGGCAATAAGATAGAAATTTGGAATTCCGGTTTCTTGGGCGTCGACTCATCCGATGGCGACCATCACGCCGAGCTTGATTACGCTGGTTTGATTGATGATATTTCCCAGAAAATTGCTGGGTTGGATGGCGGCTCTTATGTACTTCAGTTTGATGCCCGTAGCCGCTCCTTT is drawn from Desulfovibrio mangrovi and contains these coding sequences:
- a CDS encoding type I secretion system permease/ATPase; the encoded protein is MPEPSSKPESSAAGGQTAANGKTPVKPIQQSGQPISGSRPQTDKGTPTSSQPDYSAGSDESIPSPKSAEEPTDGLQAGANVPWRTIAPAPADVDYDSPLLRCLVVLFSLNGRTISIEKLKAGLPEHGGPSHTSACLRAAMQAGMNVRAVHRQTLDSISTLTLPCILLLKTKGACVLTSLDDKTAEIVFPETGNAPIEILRYKLEEEYAGYAIFGQIEGRLDKRASEIKLLKAKRWFWGTIWHYLPIYKHVGMASLVINLLAIVSPLFFMNVYDRVVPNNALDTLWVLAIGIGIAYMFDFVLRNLRSYFCDVAGKNADIILASRLMQHLMSIRMDYKPDSTGTLANNLREFESLREFFSSTTLLAIIDLPFLFVFIALVGFIGGPMLFVPALAVPLVIIIGWLLQFPLQRAIESGYKEGAQKNALLIEILNGIETVKTSQAEGRMQRTWERVVGMSARSNSHTKSLANFSITMSMLATQLVSMIIIVWGVHLIGAGELTMGGLIACNILAGRAMAPLSQVAAMLSRLQQSRMALKSLDMLMTLPTERAEDSAALCYVGLTPSLAAEELSFRYPGNERLALEGINFLFRPGEKIGIIGKMGSGKSTLGKLAVGLYQPTEGAVKLGGVDIRQMDVAELRSRAGYVSQDNYLFYGNVRENIAISNPNADDNAILRAASIAGVTDFVQAHPAGFGMPVGERGMSLSGGQRQSVALARALLSDPEILILDEPSSNMDNSAEMLFKQRLATIIKDKTLLLITHRMSMIDLVDRLVVMDNGRIIADGPKAAVLNALKNEQLRSAAKPRTM
- a CDS encoding HlyD family type I secretion periplasmic adaptor subunit, whose translation is MSKYRREDIEFMSEVDAALRHRGHPYAYLLSVAIVVAFAVFGVWAHFAILDEVTRGMGSVIPSQRLQEMQNLEGGILREVLVREGQVVEKDEVLVRIDNEQARSLFRDAASKIMEHEAAIIRLEAEAEDREPVYTAEMQEKAPTIVRDQMSMFHTRREQLEAEMRVLDAQRFQKQQEVEEMISRRKQLIQSHKIAAERRDIARPLMEKNVYPRVDYLQLEESLLRLQGDIDSLSLGIPRASRAAEEAKARLEQRRAEFHNQAQEEINKRRAELRSLNESLSAGEDRVTRTDIRAPMRGTIKRINHNTIGGVIRPGETILELVPLDDTLLIEARIRPADIAFLHPGQRAMVKITAYDFSIYGGLEATVEQISADTIEDRKGETFYLVKLRTKTNTIVYRGDKLPIIPGMTASVDILTGKKSVLDYMLKPILKAKQNALRER